One window of the Rosa rugosa chromosome 3, drRosRugo1.1, whole genome shotgun sequence genome contains the following:
- the LOC133740874 gene encoding uncharacterized protein LOC133740874: MEQIRSGMEAHLDQVADLVQKLSADFRSGLGPALDNFIGFFHAIDWKEPWLMGLVGLHFLLLVISILSRKNLNFQMLLFLTALAGVYLAERFNGFLGQNWKSFAGQNYFDSNGVFLSVLWSGPLLVIAIIILINTLFSLCHLIVKWKRAELRHRARLSQNKQD; this comes from the exons ATGGAGCAGATTCGGTCTGGCATGGAAGCTCACCTGGACCAAGTAGCAGATCTCGTCCAGAAACTCTCCGCAGACTTCCGCTCTGGTCTTGGACCCGCTTTAGATAACTTCATTGGTTTTTTCCACGCTATCGACTGGAAg GAACCATGGTTGATGGGTTTAGTGGGACTCCACTTTCTGTTGTTGGTAATATCCATTCTCTCCAGGAAGAATCTTAACTTCCAAATGCTTTTGTTCCTTACGGCCT TGGCTGGAGTTTATCTTGCTGAGAGGTTCAATGGTTTCCTGGGTCAGAACTGGAAGAGTTTCGCCGGCCAGAATTACTTTGATTCAAATGGAGTTTTTTTGTCAGTACTTTGGTCTGGGCCTCTTCTCGTAATTGCAATTATAATTTTG ATAAACACGCTCTTTTCCTTATGTCACCTGATTGTCAAGTGGAAAAGAGCTGAGCTGAGACACCGTGCACGGCTTTCTCAGAATAAGCAGGATTGA